One Paracidovorax avenae ATCC 19860 genomic region harbors:
- a CDS encoding Nif3-like dinuclear metal center hexameric protein, with translation MTDSVVPSPTDDLAPGVSRQALLAAFDDLLQPARFKDYGPNGLQVEGRERIRRIVSGVTASRALIDAAIADGADAVFVHHGLFWRGQDGRVTGWMKQRLQRLLAHDINLFAYHLPLDAHPELGNNAQLGRVLGFAPADVRFGEQDLGFCAPADIADAATLAARVEAALGRPVTLVAPGGAGAGRPIRRVAWCTGGAQGFFEGAIAAGADAFITGEISEPQAHLARETGVAFLAAGHHATERYGAPAAAAHVAAALGIEHRFIEIDNPA, from the coding sequence ATGACGGACTCAGTTGTACCCTCTCCCACGGATGACCTGGCCCCCGGGGTTTCCCGGCAGGCGCTGCTCGCGGCCTTCGACGACCTGCTGCAGCCGGCCCGTTTCAAGGATTACGGCCCGAACGGCCTGCAGGTGGAGGGCCGGGAGCGCATCCGCCGCATCGTGAGCGGCGTGACGGCGAGCCGTGCGCTGATCGACGCCGCCATCGCGGACGGGGCGGATGCGGTCTTCGTGCACCACGGCCTGTTCTGGCGCGGCCAGGACGGGAGGGTGACGGGCTGGATGAAGCAGCGCCTGCAGCGGCTGCTGGCGCATGACATCAACCTCTTCGCCTACCACCTGCCGCTGGACGCGCACCCGGAACTGGGCAACAACGCCCAACTGGGCCGCGTGCTGGGCTTCGCGCCGGCCGACGTGCGCTTCGGCGAGCAGGACCTGGGCTTCTGCGCACCGGCCGACATCGCGGATGCGGCCACGCTCGCCGCGCGCGTGGAGGCGGCGCTGGGCCGGCCGGTGACGCTGGTCGCGCCCGGCGGCGCCGGGGCGGGGCGGCCGATCCGCCGCGTGGCTTGGTGCACGGGCGGCGCGCAGGGGTTTTTCGAGGGGGCGATCGCGGCGGGGGCCGACGCCTTCATCACGGGTGAGATCTCCGAGCCGCAGGCGCACCTGGCGCGGGAGACGGGCGTGGCCTTCCTCGCGGCGGGTCACCATGCGACAGAGCGCTACGGCGCGCCCGCGGCCGCCGCGCACGTGGCGGCGGCACTGGGCATCGAACACCGGTTCATCGAGATCGACAACCCGGCGTGA
- a CDS encoding VWA domain-containing protein: protein MVFLWPDLLWLLLALPVLVALYLWLLRRRRSAVLHYPALALAREAQGARTRWRRHVPPLLFLLGLAALLVAAARPLAVLTLPSQQQTIMLAMDVSGSMRAADVHPDRLTAAQDAAKAFIAELPRHVRVGIVAFAGSAQLAQLPTQNHEDLFKAIDSFQLQRGTATGNGILLSLATLFPDTGIDVSALGGRQAMPRPQSMDEIGRPPHRGSNGRGADRPAPVAPGSYSSAAIIMLTDGQRTTGVDPMEAAQWAADRGVRVYTVGVGTVAGETIGFEGWSMRVRLDEDTLKAVAQRTNAEYFHAATAADLKKVYETLSSRLTVEKKETEISALLALAGAALLVLAGLLSLWWFERVL from the coding sequence ATGGTCTTTCTCTGGCCCGACCTTCTCTGGCTGCTGCTCGCGCTGCCCGTGCTGGTGGCGCTCTACCTCTGGCTGCTGCGCCGCCGCCGGTCCGCCGTGCTGCACTACCCTGCCCTGGCCCTGGCGCGCGAAGCCCAGGGTGCCCGCACGCGCTGGCGGCGCCACGTGCCGCCGCTGCTCTTCCTGCTCGGCCTCGCGGCGCTGCTGGTCGCGGCCGCGCGGCCGCTGGCGGTGCTCACCCTGCCCTCGCAGCAGCAGACCATCATGCTGGCCATGGACGTGTCGGGCAGCATGCGCGCCGCCGACGTGCACCCCGACCGCCTCACCGCCGCCCAGGACGCCGCCAAGGCCTTCATCGCCGAGCTGCCGCGCCACGTGCGCGTGGGCATCGTGGCCTTCGCGGGCAGCGCCCAGCTCGCCCAGCTGCCCACGCAGAACCACGAAGACCTCTTCAAGGCCATCGACAGCTTCCAGCTGCAGCGCGGCACGGCCACGGGCAACGGCATCCTGCTGTCGCTCGCCACCCTGTTCCCCGACACCGGCATCGATGTCTCCGCGCTCGGCGGCCGCCAGGCCATGCCGCGCCCGCAGTCCATGGACGAGATCGGCCGGCCGCCGCACCGCGGCAGCAACGGCAGGGGCGCCGACCGGCCCGCGCCCGTCGCACCCGGCTCCTACAGCTCGGCCGCCATCATCATGCTCACCGACGGCCAGCGCACCACCGGCGTCGATCCGATGGAGGCCGCGCAATGGGCCGCCGACCGCGGCGTGCGCGTCTATACCGTGGGCGTGGGCACCGTGGCCGGCGAGACCATCGGCTTCGAAGGCTGGTCTATGCGCGTGCGCCTCGACGAAGACACCCTCAAGGCCGTGGCGCAGCGCACCAACGCCGAATACTTCCACGCCGCCACCGCGGCGGATCTCAAGAAGGTGTACGAAACCCTCAGTTCGCGCCTCACCGTGGAGAAGAAGGAAACCGAAATCTCTGCCCTGCTCGCGCTCGCGGGAGCGGCCCTGCTGGTGCTGGCCGGCCTGCTGTCGCTGTGGTGGTTCGAGCGGGTACTGTAG
- a CDS encoding DUF58 domain-containing protein translates to MPPRSGPDAAAARAAPLPAAGLAAGAADRLLRRLEWTVLRRLDGLLQGDYRTLLRGAGVDLADLREYQAHDDVRHIDWNVTARLGTPHVRVFSEDREMAAWFLLDLSPSVDFGPPGQTKRDRLTGFVAVLARLLTRHGNRVGALLFGHGAPATVLPPRTGRTHVLRLIHALTPTGTPGAAPPGTTELHRLLESAAPVLRRRSTVFVVSDFLSAPGWEKPLAQLAQRHDVVAVRLLDPLEMALPDVGVLRLRDPETGEQLTVDTRDRAFRQRFARLAAEREAALRSALARAGADTLELATDDDLLDALVRFMELRGQPVRARRRVRA, encoded by the coding sequence ATGCCGCCGCGCAGCGGGCCTGACGCCGCGGCAGCACGCGCGGCGCCACTGCCTGCGGCCGGACTGGCCGCGGGCGCCGCGGACCGCCTGCTGCGCCGGCTCGAATGGACCGTGCTGCGCCGCCTCGACGGCCTGCTGCAGGGCGACTACCGCACCCTGCTGCGCGGCGCGGGCGTGGACCTGGCGGACCTGCGCGAATACCAGGCGCACGACGACGTACGCCATATCGACTGGAACGTCACCGCGCGGCTCGGCACACCGCATGTGCGCGTCTTCTCGGAAGACCGAGAGATGGCCGCCTGGTTTTTGCTGGACCTCAGCCCCTCGGTGGATTTCGGGCCGCCGGGGCAGACCAAGCGCGACCGGCTCACCGGCTTCGTCGCGGTGCTCGCGCGGCTGCTCACGCGCCACGGCAACCGCGTGGGCGCCCTGCTCTTCGGCCATGGCGCGCCCGCCACCGTGCTGCCGCCGCGCACGGGTCGCACCCACGTGCTGCGCCTCATCCATGCGCTCACACCCACGGGCACGCCCGGGGCCGCGCCGCCCGGCACCACCGAACTGCACCGGCTGCTGGAATCGGCCGCGCCCGTGCTGCGGCGGCGCTCGACGGTGTTCGTCGTATCCGACTTCCTCAGCGCCCCCGGCTGGGAGAAGCCCCTCGCGCAGCTCGCGCAGCGCCACGACGTGGTCGCCGTGCGGCTGCTCGACCCGCTGGAGATGGCGCTGCCCGACGTGGGCGTGCTGCGCCTGCGCGATCCCGAGACCGGCGAGCAGCTGACGGTGGACACGCGCGACCGGGCCTTCCGCCAGCGCTTCGCCCGCCTCGCCGCCGAACGCGAAGCCGCGCTGCGCTCGGCCCTGGCGCGCGCGGGCGCGGACACGCTCGAACTCGCCACCGACGACGACCTGCTCGACGCGCTGGTGCGCTTCATGGAACTGCGCGGCCAGCCCGTGCGGGCCCGCCGGCGGGTGCGCGCCTGA
- a CDS encoding AAA family ATPase has protein sequence MDTTPPPTAAATATLMEQILYEVKRVVVGQDRFLERVMVAMLAQGHLLVEGVPGLAKTLTVKTLAGTVRGTFKRIQFTPDLVPADLVGTRMYHQRTGEFATTLGPVFTHLLLADEINRAPAKVQSALLEVMQERQVTIAGETHVLPQPFLVMATQNPIETEGTYQLPEAQVDRFMMKVLIGYPTEEEEFVIAQRALAEPVQVAAVATTEQLAALQAECRRVYVDPSLLQYAVRLVAATRAPAQYGLPELAPRIACGASPRATIHLAEGARALAMLRGRGYVLPEDMADLAPDVLRHRITLSYEALSDGLDADALIAQFMARLPAPARPLAHDAQNEVLHAAAQRA, from the coding sequence ATGGACACCACACCGCCCCCGACGGCCGCCGCCACCGCCACGCTGATGGAGCAGATCCTCTACGAGGTCAAGCGCGTGGTGGTCGGCCAGGACCGCTTCCTGGAGCGCGTGATGGTCGCCATGCTCGCGCAGGGCCACCTGCTGGTCGAAGGCGTGCCGGGCCTGGCCAAGACCCTTACCGTGAAGACGCTCGCCGGCACCGTGCGCGGCACGTTCAAGCGCATCCAGTTCACGCCCGACCTCGTGCCCGCGGACCTCGTCGGCACGCGCATGTACCACCAGCGCACGGGCGAGTTCGCCACCACCCTCGGGCCGGTGTTCACCCACCTGCTGCTGGCCGACGAGATCAACCGCGCGCCCGCCAAGGTGCAGAGCGCGCTGCTGGAAGTGATGCAGGAGCGGCAGGTCACCATCGCGGGCGAGACGCACGTGCTGCCGCAGCCCTTCCTCGTCATGGCCACGCAGAACCCGATCGAGACCGAGGGCACCTACCAGCTTCCCGAGGCCCAGGTGGACCGCTTCATGATGAAGGTGCTCATCGGCTACCCGACCGAGGAGGAAGAGTTCGTCATCGCCCAGCGCGCCCTCGCCGAACCCGTGCAGGTGGCCGCCGTGGCCACCACGGAGCAGCTTGCCGCGCTGCAGGCCGAATGCCGGCGCGTGTACGTCGATCCGTCCCTGCTGCAGTACGCCGTGCGCCTCGTGGCCGCCACCCGCGCGCCCGCGCAGTACGGGCTGCCGGAGCTGGCACCGCGCATCGCCTGCGGCGCCAGCCCGCGCGCCACCATCCACCTGGCCGAGGGCGCCCGCGCGCTGGCCATGCTGCGCGGGCGCGGCTACGTGCTGCCCGAGGACATGGCCGACCTCGCACCCGACGTACTGCGCCACCGCATCACGCTCTCGTACGAGGCGCTGTCGGACGGGCTGGATGCCGACGCCCTCATCGCCCAGTTCATGGCGCGGCTGCCCGCGCCCGCCCGGCCGCTCGCGCACGATGCCCAGAACGAGGTGCTCCATGCCGCCGCGCAGCGGGCCTGA
- a CDS encoding S1C family serine protease, whose protein sequence is MPRPARYSSSRRAPAAASPPHPLPAGFGSSPPAGPAAAAPGGAGPADAAAPSRARPSRRWLGGALAAVLATVLVAGFGWLAWRMPPLAPRITQQDIDAAVLHTLSTQPLPSAAARAAEAVAPSVVRVTGFAHIRKGKGKGQEEERGVGTGIVIVDKGVILTNLHVVRGASRIQVTFADGSESDASLTGAQPANDLAVLQAHRVPDDLQAAPLRSTQGLKPGDGVVAIGFPFGIGPSVSAGVISGLQREFDSPQGKQEMRNLIQFDAAANPGNSGGPLVTLDGEVVGIVTAILNPTPARTFIGIGFAVPIENAAEAAGSPPF, encoded by the coding sequence ATGCCCAGGCCCGCCCGCTACAGCAGCTCCCGCCGCGCGCCGGCCGCGGCCTCCCCGCCCCATCCTTTGCCGGCCGGATTCGGGAGCTCGCCGCCGGCCGGTCCTGCGGCCGCAGCCCCCGGCGGCGCCGGACCTGCAGACGCTGCCGCCCCATCCCGTGCCCGTCCCTCGCGGCGCTGGCTCGGCGGCGCGCTGGCGGCCGTGCTGGCGACCGTGTTGGTGGCCGGCTTCGGCTGGCTGGCCTGGCGCATGCCGCCGCTGGCGCCGCGCATCACCCAGCAGGACATCGACGCGGCCGTGCTGCACACCCTCTCCACCCAGCCATTGCCGTCGGCCGCCGCGCGCGCCGCCGAGGCCGTGGCCCCGTCGGTCGTGCGCGTCACCGGCTTCGCCCACATCAGGAAAGGCAAGGGCAAGGGCCAGGAAGAAGAGCGCGGCGTGGGCACCGGCATCGTGATCGTGGACAAGGGCGTGATCCTCACCAACCTGCACGTGGTGCGGGGCGCGTCGCGCATCCAGGTCACCTTCGCCGACGGTTCGGAAAGCGACGCATCCCTCACCGGCGCCCAGCCCGCCAACGACCTCGCCGTGCTGCAGGCCCACCGCGTGCCGGACGACCTGCAGGCCGCGCCGCTGCGCTCCACGCAGGGCCTCAAGCCCGGCGACGGCGTGGTCGCCATCGGCTTTCCCTTCGGCATCGGCCCCTCGGTCTCGGCCGGCGTGATCTCGGGCCTGCAGCGCGAATTCGACTCGCCCCAGGGCAAGCAGGAGATGCGCAACCTCATCCAGTTCGACGCCGCCGCCAACCCCGGCAATTCCGGCGGCCCGCTCGTCACGCTCGACGGCGAGGTCGTGGGCATCGTCACCGCCATCCTCAACCCCACGCCCGCGCGCACCTTCATCGGCATCGGCTTCGCCGTGCCCATCGAGAACGCCGCCGAGGCCGCGGGTTCGCCGCCGTTCTGA
- a CDS encoding TatD family hydrolase — METWIDTHCHLDEFEAHAGRDYLDRVRADAARAGVAHCVLPAVERGNLEAVRTLAHRHGDSYALGIHPLFTGRAEDGDLGVLARALEQHAADPRLVAVGEIGLDFFVQDLDPARQEHFFREQLRLARRSRLPVILHTRRSVDKVLKGLRDVGAEGGIAHAFNGSLQQARAFIDLGFRLGFGGAVTFDRALQLRRLAAELPLESIVLETDAPDIPPHWLYVTAAERAAGAAPARNTPGELPRIAQVVAELRGMPVEALARAAHANALAALPRLAGLLPAP; from the coding sequence ATGGAGACCTGGATCGATACCCACTGCCACCTCGACGAGTTCGAAGCCCATGCGGGCCGGGACTACCTGGACAGGGTGCGTGCGGACGCGGCGCGCGCCGGGGTCGCGCACTGCGTGCTGCCCGCGGTGGAGCGGGGCAACCTGGAGGCCGTCCGCACGCTGGCGCACCGCCACGGCGACAGCTATGCGCTGGGCATCCACCCGCTTTTCACGGGCCGGGCGGAGGATGGCGATCTCGGTGTGCTGGCGCGGGCGCTGGAGCAGCATGCGGCAGACCCGCGCCTCGTGGCCGTGGGCGAGATCGGGCTGGACTTCTTCGTGCAGGACCTGGACCCGGCGCGGCAGGAGCATTTCTTCCGGGAGCAGTTGCGGCTCGCGCGCCGCAGCCGGCTGCCCGTGATCCTGCACACCCGGCGGTCGGTGGACAAGGTGCTCAAGGGCCTGCGCGACGTGGGCGCCGAGGGCGGCATCGCCCATGCGTTCAACGGCAGCCTGCAGCAGGCGCGCGCGTTCATCGACCTGGGGTTCAGGCTCGGCTTCGGCGGGGCGGTGACCTTCGACCGCGCGCTGCAGCTGCGCCGGCTGGCGGCCGAGCTGCCGCTGGAATCCATCGTGCTGGAAACGGATGCGCCGGACATCCCGCCCCACTGGCTCTACGTGACGGCCGCGGAGCGCGCGGCAGGCGCCGCCCCGGCGCGCAACACGCCGGGCGAACTGCCGCGCATCGCGCAGGTGGTGGCGGAGCTGCGCGGCATGCCGGTGGAGGCGCTGGCCCGGGCCGCGCATGCGAATGCATTGGCGGCGTTGCCGCGCCTGGCCGGCCTGTTGCCGGCACCGTAG
- a CDS encoding DNA-deoxyinosine glycosylase: MPRLPDKISVDLDPAAPARLVGLAPVVSERTVVLVLGSFPGVASLRAGQYYGHPQNHFWPILQALWPRHPLPGRDRYAERCAWLLDRGLGLWDVYAACEREGSLDTSIRNAAVNDFAALRSRCPRLAAIAHNGGESFKHARAVRAALGLPAGLQEGPVPSLRLPSTSPANASWSFERKRAAWAEALAPFGLMD; this comes from the coding sequence ATGCCCCGCCTGCCCGACAAGATCTCCGTTGACCTGGACCCCGCTGCGCCCGCACGCCTGGTGGGGCTGGCGCCGGTCGTGTCGGAACGCACGGTGGTGCTGGTGCTGGGCAGTTTCCCGGGCGTGGCGTCGCTGCGCGCGGGGCAGTACTACGGCCATCCGCAGAACCATTTCTGGCCCATCCTGCAGGCGCTGTGGCCCCGGCACCCGCTGCCCGGCCGGGACCGCTATGCGGAGCGCTGCGCCTGGCTGCTGGACCGCGGATTGGGGCTGTGGGACGTGTATGCGGCCTGCGAGCGGGAGGGCAGCCTGGACACGAGCATCCGCAACGCGGCGGTGAACGATTTCGCGGCGCTGCGGTCGCGCTGCCCGCGCCTTGCGGCCATCGCCCACAATGGCGGGGAAAGCTTCAAGCACGCACGCGCCGTGCGCGCCGCCCTGGGCCTGCCGGCCGGGCTGCAGGAGGGGCCGGTGCCGTCGCTGCGCCTGCCCTCCACCAGCCCCGCGAATGCGTCCTGGAGCTTCGAGCGCAAGCGTGCCGCCTGGGCCGAGGCGCTGGCCCCCTTTGGATTGATGGATTGA
- a CDS encoding GspE/PulE family protein, producing MSRSLPPPHGAAGPAAPAGFAGPLDWRRIVEWLRADGVISQEEAARTIARCSQAESRQHPLVRLASVAMARASDGRPLDLESLTEYLAGRSGLAYLRIDPLKVDVGRVADMMSASYAERHRVLPVQVTPREIVVATAEPFVDDWVAEVERQSRRAVRRVVANPQDIHRYTAEFFALAKSVKAAQKAGGASAGSSFEQLVELGRSNKQLDANDQGVVKVVDWLWQYAFDQRASDIHLEPRREQGVIRFRIDGVLHPVYQMPMGVLNAMVSRVKLLGRMDVVEKRRPQDGRIKTRNPRGDEVEMRLSTLPTAFGEKMVMRIFDPDNTVKDLDALGFSPHDAQRWEALVQRPHGIILVTGPTGSGKTTTLYSTLKRLATEEVNVSTVEDPIEMIEPSFNQTQVQPQLDFSFAEGLRALMRQDPDILMVGEIRDLETADMAVQAALTGHLVFSTLHTNDAPSAISRLMELGVPPYLINATLLGVLAQRLVRTLCRQCRQRDEAAGIERLAEVVRPWKITGGYHPYRPVGCVDCRMTGFHGRMGLYELLTVSEALKERITQSPSIDALRRQALQDGMRPLRLAGALRVAEGVTTLEEVIAATPPLESRDRAAPPAAP from the coding sequence ATGAGCCGCAGCCTGCCTCCTCCCCATGGCGCCGCCGGGCCCGCGGCACCGGCCGGTTTCGCGGGCCCCCTCGACTGGCGCCGCATCGTCGAGTGGCTGCGCGCCGACGGCGTGATCTCGCAGGAGGAGGCCGCTCGCACCATCGCGCGCTGCTCGCAGGCCGAGAGCCGGCAGCATCCGCTGGTGCGGCTGGCCAGCGTGGCGATGGCGCGCGCGAGCGACGGCAGGCCGCTGGACCTGGAGAGCCTGACCGAATACCTGGCCGGCCGCAGCGGCCTGGCCTACCTGCGCATCGATCCGCTCAAGGTGGACGTGGGCCGCGTGGCCGACATGATGAGCGCGAGCTACGCGGAGCGGCACCGGGTGCTGCCGGTGCAGGTCACGCCCCGCGAGATCGTGGTGGCCACGGCCGAGCCGTTCGTCGATGACTGGGTGGCCGAGGTGGAGCGGCAGTCGCGCCGCGCCGTGCGCCGCGTGGTCGCCAACCCGCAGGACATCCACCGCTACACGGCGGAGTTCTTCGCGCTGGCCAAGTCGGTGAAGGCCGCGCAGAAGGCCGGCGGCGCGAGCGCGGGCAGCAGCTTCGAGCAGCTGGTGGAACTGGGCCGCAGCAACAAGCAGCTGGACGCGAACGACCAGGGCGTGGTCAAGGTGGTGGACTGGCTCTGGCAGTACGCCTTCGACCAGCGCGCGAGCGACATCCACCTGGAGCCGCGGCGCGAGCAGGGCGTGATCCGCTTCCGCATCGATGGGGTGCTGCATCCGGTGTACCAGATGCCCATGGGCGTGCTGAACGCCATGGTGTCGCGCGTGAAGCTGCTCGGCCGCATGGACGTGGTGGAAAAGCGCCGCCCGCAGGACGGCCGCATCAAGACCCGCAACCCGCGCGGCGACGAGGTGGAAATGCGCCTCTCGACCCTGCCCACGGCCTTCGGCGAGAAGATGGTGATGCGGATCTTCGACCCGGACAACACCGTCAAGGACCTGGACGCGCTCGGCTTCTCGCCCCACGACGCGCAGCGCTGGGAGGCGCTGGTGCAGCGGCCCCACGGCATCATCCTGGTGACGGGGCCCACGGGTTCGGGCAAGACCACGACGCTCTACTCCACGCTCAAGCGCCTGGCCACCGAGGAGGTGAACGTGAGCACGGTGGAGGACCCGATCGAGATGATCGAGCCGAGCTTCAACCAGACGCAGGTGCAGCCGCAGCTCGATTTCAGCTTCGCGGAAGGCCTGCGCGCGCTCATGCGGCAGGACCCGGACATCCTGATGGTGGGCGAGATCCGCGACCTGGAGACGGCGGACATGGCCGTGCAGGCCGCGCTCACGGGACACCTGGTGTTCTCCACGCTGCACACCAACGACGCCCCCTCGGCCATCAGCCGCCTGATGGAGCTGGGCGTGCCGCCCTACCTCATCAATGCCACGCTGCTGGGCGTGCTGGCCCAGCGGCTGGTGCGCACGCTCTGCAGGCAGTGCCGCCAGCGCGACGAGGCGGCCGGCATCGAGCGCCTGGCCGAAGTGGTGCGGCCCTGGAAGATCACCGGCGGCTACCACCCCTACCGGCCGGTGGGCTGCGTGGACTGCCGCATGACGGGCTTCCATGGCCGCATGGGGCTCTACGAATTGCTCACCGTGAGCGAGGCGCTGAAGGAGCGCAT